The sequence below is a genomic window from Plutella xylostella chromosome 14, ilPluXylo3.1, whole genome shotgun sequence.
tcaaaagtcattTAAGAAAAGTACAGAAGGACCCCAGAACCACTTACTTTCCTGTAAAATACAATATGCACATGTACTTAATACATAACAATTAGCATTAACACCTGGTGAATTACTCTTCTAAGCCAATTCGAAAATATGCTCTTTTGGCGCCTAATCTCGCTGTTTGTAGAACAATAGGGCAATTGTTTTGGCAAAAGTATAAAAACACCGTAACAGCCGGTTTTGAAACAATATTCGTTTCAGTAATTTGTGCAGTTTCTGTTTTTCTCTCGGCTGCAAAAGCTGAAGTCACTAtgtgaatattataatatttgtgttattattgtaaaaaagtTGTTATATCtaactttataataagtaagttcTTCCACTTTTGATTATATTATGCTCACAGGTCGCGCAGGAATTTCAAACGCAAGTCAGATAAACTAATTTCGATACTTACACTGATTTCAAAAGTGATACTTAGGTACCATAAATATTAGTAACACTGTGTGGGTACTTATTACTAGAAcacagggtggaattttaaGGTGAATACTGTTTAGAAAAACATCGCGTCTTTACAAAATGTacagtttttaatttacaacAGTGCCGAAATGTCTCTAGAAAATATGAAACGCAAaaagttttgtattttttcgtTTGTAGCTCGCGGTTGCCATTTCTAAGCAACAATTCTCTTTAACatcaaaagaaagaaaatttgcATAACTACATAGTTAAGAGAAATGTTCCCCAAATGTCGGTTGCTACCTACAAAGGACGAAACTTTAGGTTTAAAAAGAATgctatatatatttaaataacccACAAGTGTATTTGTATCCAAGtttaatcatatattttttctaagtttattttgaaaaaactgGTAGAACAATTTGTAATTTGGTAGCAAGATTATGCGACATTGTGCAATGCCCTGAAATTATAGTAATCGTGTCTGTATACGGATTTACACATAAAAGTGCTATTGTTTAGACAATAATTAAACCAAACTCCATATTATTATGCCTACAACTGTCATCCCCCAAAGGGGTAGTCAacggtgactcgcaagcgagcctTGCGCTTTTTGGAGTATATTACGGACGTATAGACATTTtacttattctattctattctctgtggggatGCAAGTACCTGcccgtggctctctcgagtggaacctttgtgcatatccccaaggtcttaaactgccttcctaagcttggaccatttcccaccacttggtccactgcgggttggcgggttcacatatctagatgtgctaaatctagatatgcgggtttcctcacgatgttttccttcaccgtaacagcgatggtatacattgtacttaagttgaaataactcattggtacatgtcagcgccgggattcgaacccgcatctcttgcgtgtgaagcgggcgcttactcGACTGAGCTAACACCGCTCCTTTTTACTTATAACTTATATGTTTCAGAAATGATTCCCGCCACTGTGTTGCTCGCCGTACTGCCGTCCGTCCTCGGCCTGAGCCCTCCGCTCCTCTTCGAGAGCCTCAAATCCGAACCGACAATCTCAACCCTCTACACCACCGACAAAAAAGCGGACAAAATCACCAACGAATGCCTCGTAGAGATGTACCCAAGGAACTTGTACAACTACCCGCTAAATATCGATAAAAACGACGTTCCGTGTATACTACACTGTGTTCTGAAGAAATTCGGCATAATGAGCAACGATGGAAAGATCATTATCAAGAACTACTATAGGAGAGT
It includes:
- the LOC105391758 gene encoding uncharacterized protein LOC105391758, translating into MSAPGFEPASLACEAGAYSTELTPLLFTYNLYVSEMIPATVLLAVLPSVLGLSPPLLFESLKSEPTISTLYTTDKKADKITNECLVEMYPRNLYNYPLNIDKNDVPCILHCVLKKFGIMSNDGKIIIKNYYRRVQQIHRYDPRILISDVGDTCAQKIKSMDLSRDVCKKAKVFNECTQLFAVSLKDSGR